A window of the Kosakonia radicincitans DSM 16656 genome harbors these coding sequences:
- the galT gene encoding galactose-1-phosphate uridylyltransferase, whose translation MTQFNPVDHPHRRYNPLTDQWILVSPHRAKRPWQGAQETPAKQTLPAHDPDCFLCPGNTRVTGDKNPDYTSTYVFTNDFAALMTDTPQAPESSDPLMRSQSARGTSRVICFSPDHSKTLPELSLNALEEVIKTWQQQTAELGQHYPWVQVFENKGAAMGCSNPHPHGQVWANSFLPNEVEREDRLQKAYFAEHHSPMLVDYVQRELNDGSRTVVETDHWLAVVPYWAAWPFETLLLPKAHIQRITDLTAAQRSDLALALKKLTSRYDNLFQCSFPYSMGWHGAPFNGEENDHWQLHAHFYPPLLRSATVRKFMVGYEMLAETQRDLTAEQAAERLRALSDVHFRESGE comes from the coding sequence ATGACGCAATTTAACCCGGTCGATCACCCGCATCGCCGCTACAACCCGCTGACCGATCAGTGGATCCTGGTTTCTCCGCATCGCGCAAAGCGTCCCTGGCAAGGGGCGCAAGAAACGCCTGCGAAGCAAACATTGCCTGCACACGATCCGGATTGCTTCCTGTGTCCGGGTAATACTCGCGTAACGGGCGATAAAAACCCGGATTACACCAGTACTTACGTGTTCACCAATGATTTTGCGGCGCTGATGACCGACACGCCGCAGGCGCCGGAAAGCAGCGATCCGCTGATGCGCAGCCAGAGCGCGCGCGGGACCAGCCGGGTTATTTGCTTCTCGCCGGATCACAGCAAAACGCTGCCGGAACTGAGCCTGAACGCGCTGGAAGAGGTAATAAAAACCTGGCAACAGCAAACCGCCGAGCTGGGCCAGCACTATCCATGGGTGCAGGTGTTTGAGAACAAAGGCGCGGCAATGGGCTGCTCCAATCCGCATCCGCATGGCCAGGTGTGGGCGAATAGCTTTCTGCCCAACGAAGTGGAACGCGAAGACCGCCTGCAAAAAGCGTACTTTGCTGAACATCACTCACCGATGCTGGTCGATTATGTGCAGCGCGAGCTGAATGACGGCAGCCGTACGGTGGTAGAAACGGACCACTGGCTGGCCGTGGTGCCTTACTGGGCGGCCTGGCCATTCGAAACGCTGCTGTTGCCGAAGGCGCATATCCAGCGCATTACCGACTTAACCGCAGCACAGCGCAGCGATCTGGCGCTGGCGCTGAAAAAATTGACCAGCCGTTACGACAATCTGTTCCAGTGCTCTTTCCCCTACTCGATGGGCTGGCACGGCGCGCCGTTTAACGGTGAAGAGAATGATCACTGGCAGTTACACGCGCATTTCTATCCGCCGCTGCTGCGTTCCGCTACCGTGCGTAAATTTATGGTGGGCTACGAAATGCTGGCGGAAACCCAGCGCGATCTGACGGCAGAACAAGCCGCTGAACGCCTGCGTGCGCTGAGCGATGTCCATTTTCGCGAATCCGGAGAATAA
- the galK gene encoding galactokinase, translating to MSLKEKTQSLFAEKFGYPATHTIQAPGRVNLIGEHTDYNDGFVLPCAIDYQTVISCAPRTDRIVRVIAADYDNQTDEFSLDAPIVTHDSQQWSNYVRGVVKHLQKRNAGFGGADLVISGNVPQGAGLSSSASLEVAVGTVFQQLYHLPLDGAQIALNGQEAENQFVGCNCGIMDQLISALGKKGSALLIDCRSLGTKAVSMPEGVAIVIINSNFKRTLVGSEYNTRRQQCETGARFFQQKALRDVSIDQFNAVAHELDPLVSKRVRHVLTENARTVEAAAALEKGDLQRMGVLMAESHASMRDDFEITVPQIDTLVEIVKATIGDKGGVRMTGGGFGGCVVALVPEALVPAVKQAVESQYEAKTGIKETFYVCKPSQGAGQC from the coding sequence ATGAGTCTGAAAGAGAAAACACAATCCCTGTTTGCTGAGAAATTTGGCTACCCTGCCACCCATACCATTCAGGCTCCGGGCCGCGTGAATCTGATTGGTGAACATACTGACTATAACGACGGTTTTGTACTGCCCTGCGCCATTGATTACCAGACGGTGATTAGCTGCGCGCCGCGCACCGATCGCATCGTGCGGGTGATTGCCGCCGATTATGATAACCAGACGGATGAATTTTCCCTCGACGCCCCGATTGTGACTCACGACAGCCAGCAGTGGTCCAACTATGTGCGTGGCGTAGTGAAACACCTGCAAAAACGCAATGCAGGCTTTGGCGGTGCCGATCTGGTGATCAGCGGCAACGTACCGCAAGGCGCGGGGTTAAGCTCCTCAGCATCGCTGGAAGTGGCGGTCGGCACCGTCTTCCAGCAACTTTACCATCTGCCACTGGATGGCGCGCAGATTGCCCTTAACGGCCAGGAAGCGGAAAACCAGTTCGTCGGCTGTAACTGCGGCATTATGGATCAGTTGATCTCGGCGCTGGGCAAAAAAGGCAGCGCGTTGCTGATCGACTGCCGCTCGCTCGGCACCAAAGCGGTGTCGATGCCGGAAGGCGTGGCAATTGTCATCATTAACAGCAATTTCAAACGCACGCTGGTTGGCAGTGAATACAACACGCGTCGTCAGCAGTGCGAAACCGGCGCGCGTTTCTTCCAGCAGAAAGCGCTGCGTGATGTCAGCATCGATCAGTTCAATGCGGTAGCGCATGAGTTGGATCCGCTGGTCAGCAAACGCGTACGCCATGTGCTGACAGAAAACGCGCGCACGGTCGAAGCGGCCGCCGCGCTGGAGAAAGGCGATCTGCAACGCATGGGCGTGCTGATGGCTGAATCCCACGCGTCAATGCGCGATGATTTTGAAATCACCGTGCCGCAAATCGATACGCTGGTCGAGATTGTGAAAGCCACCATCGGTGATAAAGGCGGCGTGCGCATGACCGGTGGTGGCTTCGGCGGCTGCGTTGTCGCGCTGGTGCCGGAAGCGCTGGTTCCTGCGGTCAAACAGGCCGTGGAAAGCCAGTACGAAGCCAAAACCGGCATCAAAGAAACCTTCTATGTGTGCAAACCTTCACAGGGAGCAGGACAGTGCTAA
- the galM gene encoding galactose-1-epimerase produces MLNESATAAPDGLPFRLITLRNSAGMVVTLMDWGATLLSARVPLKDGSVREALLGCASPEYYLQQSAFLGASVGRYANRISKSRFQLDGQTYALTPSQGENQLHGGPEGFDKRRWRIERQNENEVLFSLTSPDGDQGFPGNVNATAHFRLGEDNRLAIEYRATTDRPCPVNLTNHAYFNLDGYQSDVRSHSLQLLADEYLPVDEMGLPTGGLKKVALTSFDFRTPKTVAEEFLSDDDQRAVKGYDHAFLLQAKGDASLPAAQLWSADNQLQMTVYTSAPALQFYSGNYLDGTPARGGKTYAAWQGLALESEFLPDSPNRPDYPQPDCVLRPGSEYVSLTEYHFIAL; encoded by the coding sequence GTGCTAAACGAATCTGCGACGGCGGCTCCGGACGGGCTGCCCTTTCGTCTCATCACTCTGCGCAACAGCGCCGGAATGGTGGTGACACTGATGGACTGGGGCGCGACGCTGCTTTCGGCTCGCGTGCCACTGAAAGATGGCTCCGTGCGTGAAGCGCTGCTCGGCTGCGCGTCACCGGAATACTATCTGCAACAATCCGCGTTTCTCGGCGCTTCGGTGGGCCGTTACGCCAACCGTATCAGCAAGAGCCGTTTTCAGCTTGATGGTCAGACATATGCGCTTACGCCCAGCCAGGGCGAAAATCAGTTGCATGGCGGCCCGGAAGGTTTCGACAAGCGTCGCTGGCGGATTGAGCGTCAGAATGAAAACGAAGTGCTGTTTTCGCTGACTTCGCCGGATGGCGATCAGGGTTTTCCGGGCAACGTAAACGCCACGGCGCATTTTCGCCTCGGCGAAGATAACCGTCTGGCAATTGAATATCGTGCCACGACGGATAGACCCTGCCCGGTCAACCTGACCAACCACGCCTATTTCAACCTCGATGGGTACCAGTCTGATGTGCGTAGCCACTCCCTGCAACTGCTGGCAGATGAATATCTGCCTGTGGATGAGATGGGGCTGCCGACCGGTGGGTTGAAAAAAGTCGCGCTGACCAGTTTTGATTTCCGTACGCCCAAAACCGTAGCGGAAGAGTTTCTCAGCGATGACGATCAGCGTGCGGTAAAAGGCTACGATCATGCGTTTTTGTTGCAGGCGAAGGGCGATGCCAGCCTGCCTGCGGCACAGCTGTGGTCGGCGGATAATCAACTGCAAATGACGGTTTATACCAGCGCTCCTGCGCTCCAGTTCTATTCCGGCAATTATCTCGACGGTACGCCAGCGCGCGGGGGGAAAACCTACGCTGCATGGCAAGGCCTGGCGCTGGAGAGCGAATTTTTGCCCGACAGCCCGAATCGCCCGGACTATCCGCAGCCGGACTGTGTTTTACGCCCCGGCAGCGAATATGTCAGCCTGACGGAATATCACTTTATTGCGCTTTAA
- the gpmA gene encoding 2,3-diphosphoglycerate-dependent phosphoglycerate mutase, producing the protein MAVTKLVLVRHGESQWNNENRFTGWYDVDLSEKGVGEAKAAGKLLKEEGYSFDFAYTSVLKRAIHTLWNVLDELDQAWLPVEKSWKLNERHYGALQGLNKAETAEKYGDEQVKQWRRGFAVTPPALTKDDERFPGHDPRYAKLSEAELPQTESLALTIDRVIPYWNETILPRLQSGERVIIAAHGNSLRALVKYLDNMSEEEILELNIPTGVPLVYEFDENFKPLKHYYLGNAEEIAAKAAAVANQGKAK; encoded by the coding sequence ATGGCTGTTACTAAGCTGGTTCTGGTTCGTCATGGCGAAAGCCAGTGGAACAACGAAAACCGCTTCACCGGTTGGTACGATGTCGATCTGTCAGAGAAAGGCGTTGGTGAAGCGAAAGCAGCAGGCAAACTGCTGAAAGAGGAAGGCTACTCCTTCGATTTTGCTTACACCTCCGTGCTGAAACGTGCCATCCACACACTGTGGAACGTGCTGGACGAACTGGATCAGGCGTGGTTGCCGGTAGAAAAAAGCTGGAAACTGAACGAGCGTCACTACGGTGCGTTGCAGGGTCTGAACAAAGCCGAAACCGCAGAGAAATACGGTGACGAGCAGGTTAAACAGTGGCGTCGTGGCTTTGCCGTTACCCCGCCAGCGCTGACCAAAGATGATGAGCGTTTCCCGGGCCACGATCCGCGCTACGCTAAACTGAGCGAAGCCGAACTGCCGCAGACCGAAAGCCTGGCGCTGACCATCGATCGCGTTATTCCTTACTGGAATGAAACTATTCTGCCGCGCCTGCAAAGCGGCGAGCGCGTGATCATCGCTGCGCACGGTAACTCCCTGCGTGCGCTGGTGAAATACCTCGACAATATGAGCGAAGAAGAGATCCTCGAACTGAACATCCCGACCGGCGTACCGCTGGTTTATGAGTTCGATGAAAACTTCAAACCGCTGAAACACTACTACCTGGGCAATGCGGAAGAGATCGCCGCAAAAGCCGCTGCAGTAGCAAACCAGGGTAAAGCGAAGTAA
- the aroG gene encoding 3-deoxy-7-phosphoheptulonate synthase AroG: MNYQNDDLRIKEINELLPPVALLEKFPATETAAQTVSSARKAIHNILRGNDDRLLVVIGPCSIHDPAAAKEYASRLLALREELGGELEVVMRVYFEKPRTTVGWKGLINDPHMDNSFQINDGLRIARKLLLEINDSGLPAAGEFLDMITPQYLADLMSWGAIGARTTESQVHRELASGLSCPVGFKNGTDGTIKVAIDAINAASAPHCFLSVTKWGHSAIVNTAGNGDCHIILRGGKEPNYSAKHVAEVKSGLTKAGLEPQVMIDFSHANSGKQFKRQMDVGSDVCQQIANGEKAIIGVMIESHLVEGNQSLESGEPLVYGKSITDACIGWEDTDTILRQLAAAVKARRA; this comes from the coding sequence ATGAATTATCAGAACGACGATTTACGTATTAAAGAGATCAACGAGTTATTACCTCCTGTAGCGCTCCTTGAAAAATTCCCCGCCACTGAAACTGCCGCCCAGACGGTATCCAGCGCCCGCAAAGCGATCCATAACATTCTGCGCGGCAATGACGATCGTCTGCTGGTGGTGATTGGCCCGTGTTCCATTCATGATCCTGCGGCGGCGAAAGAGTACGCTTCGCGCCTGCTGGCATTGCGTGAAGAGCTCGGTGGCGAGCTGGAAGTGGTGATGCGCGTCTATTTTGAAAAACCGCGTACTACCGTTGGCTGGAAAGGGCTGATCAACGATCCGCATATGGACAACAGCTTCCAGATCAACGACGGCCTGCGCATTGCCCGCAAATTATTGCTGGAAATCAATGACAGCGGCCTGCCGGCTGCGGGTGAATTCCTCGATATGATCACGCCGCAATATCTGGCGGATCTGATGAGCTGGGGGGCGATCGGCGCCCGTACTACGGAATCACAGGTACACCGCGAGCTGGCTTCTGGTCTCTCCTGTCCGGTTGGATTCAAAAACGGCACCGACGGCACCATCAAAGTGGCGATCGACGCCATTAACGCCGCCAGCGCGCCGCACTGCTTCCTGTCGGTCACCAAATGGGGCCACTCTGCCATTGTGAATACCGCCGGTAATGGCGACTGCCACATTATTCTGCGCGGCGGCAAAGAGCCGAACTACAGTGCAAAACATGTGGCAGAAGTGAAATCAGGTCTGACCAAAGCGGGCCTGGAACCGCAGGTGATGATCGATTTCAGCCATGCGAACTCCGGCAAGCAGTTCAAAAGGCAAATGGACGTTGGCAGCGATGTCTGTCAGCAGATCGCCAACGGTGAAAAAGCGATTATCGGCGTGATGATTGAAAGCCACCTGGTGGAAGGTAATCAGAGCCTGGAGAGCGGCGAACCGCTGGTCTACGGTAAGAGCATCACCGATGCGTGCATCGGCTGGGAAGATACGGACACTATCCTGCGTCAGTTAGCGGCAGCGGTAAAAGCGCGTCGTGCCTGA
- a CDS encoding YbgS-like family protein: MKMNKLATLLLTSTLTLAGGAAWAADSASDASANNGQANSSAAAGQTAPDAQQNLAPNGVDNSKINNGSTNSATGTQQTHSSQHMSKDEVHKNTMCKDGRCPDVNKKVETGNGTNNDVNTKTDGTTQ; encoded by the coding sequence ATGAAAATGAATAAATTAGCGACGCTTTTACTGACCTCGACCCTTACCCTTGCAGGTGGCGCAGCATGGGCTGCGGATTCTGCATCTGATGCCTCGGCCAATAACGGCCAGGCCAACTCCTCGGCAGCGGCGGGTCAGACCGCCCCGGATGCGCAGCAGAACCTTGCACCGAACGGGGTTGATAACAGCAAAATTAACAACGGCAGCACGAATTCTGCTACCGGTACGCAGCAAACTCACTCATCGCAGCATATGAGCAAAGATGAAGTGCACAAAAACACGATGTGTAAGGATGGGCGTTGCCCGGACGTAAACAAAAAAGTCGAAACCGGTAATGGCACTAATAATGACGTCAATACCAAAACCGATGGCACAACCCAGTAA
- the zitB gene encoding CDF family zinc transporter ZitB, with protein sequence MAHSHSHAPADANARRLLLAFIVTAVFMLVEVAGGIISGSLALLADAGHMLTDAAALLFALLAVWFARQPPSAHRTFGWLRLTTLAAFVNALALVLITVWIVWEALQRFYHPQPVAGLTMMVIAIAGLLANILAFWLLHRGSEEKNLNVRAAALHVLGDLLGSVGAIAAALVIMLTGWTPVDPILSVLVSALVLRSAWRLLKESVNELLEGAPSTFDIGALKRHLRRAIPEVRDVHHVHVWLVGEKPLMTLHVQVIPPRDHDKLLGEIQHFLIHHYQIEHSTVQMEYQLCNGPDCTLGESQPDHHHQHHH encoded by the coding sequence ATGGCGCATTCACATTCACACGCTCCCGCCGATGCCAACGCCCGGCGTTTGTTGCTGGCATTTATTGTCACCGCCGTTTTTATGTTGGTGGAAGTGGCTGGCGGGATTATTTCCGGCTCGCTGGCGCTACTGGCTGATGCTGGTCACATGCTTACCGATGCCGCCGCCCTGCTCTTCGCGCTATTAGCTGTCTGGTTTGCTCGCCAGCCGCCCAGCGCGCATCGTACGTTTGGCTGGCTGCGGCTGACGACGCTGGCCGCCTTTGTGAATGCGCTGGCGCTGGTGCTGATTACCGTGTGGATTGTCTGGGAAGCACTTCAGCGCTTCTACCATCCGCAGCCGGTCGCCGGGTTAACCATGATGGTGATCGCTATTGCCGGTCTGCTGGCAAACATACTGGCGTTCTGGTTGCTGCATCGCGGTAGCGAAGAGAAGAATCTCAATGTGCGTGCTGCGGCGCTGCATGTACTGGGTGATCTGCTCGGTTCCGTTGGGGCGATCGCCGCCGCGCTGGTCATTATGCTGACCGGATGGACGCCGGTCGATCCGATACTTTCCGTGCTGGTTTCAGCGCTGGTGTTGCGCAGCGCCTGGCGTTTATTGAAGGAAAGCGTCAATGAATTGCTGGAAGGTGCGCCGTCGACATTCGACATTGGCGCGCTGAAACGCCATTTGCGCCGCGCCATTCCGGAAGTGCGCGACGTACACCATGTTCATGTCTGGCTGGTCGGTGAAAAACCATTAATGACGTTGCATGTGCAGGTTATTCCACCGCGGGATCACGATAAGCTACTCGGTGAGATCCAGCATTTCCTCATCCACCATTACCAGATTGAGCACTCCACCGTGCAGATGGAGTATCAGCTCTGTAACGGGCCAGACTGTACGCTGGGAGAATCACAGCCTGACCATCACCATCAGCATCACCATTAA
- the pnuC gene encoding nicotinamide riboside transporter PnuC encodes MDFFSTQNILVHIPLGAGGYDLSWIEAAGTLAGLLCIWLASLEKISNYAFGLINVTLFAIIFFQIQLYASLLLQLFFFAANIYGWYAWSRQTSQNEAELQIRWLPLPKALAWLAVCVVAIGLMTAFIDPVFAFLTKIAVSVMQTLGLNVAMPQLQPDAFPFWDSSMMVLSIVAMILMTRKYVENWLLWVIINVISVVIFALQGVWAMSLEYLILTFIALNGSRMWMNSARERGSHAFSH; translated from the coding sequence ATGGATTTTTTTAGTACACAGAACATCCTGGTGCACATACCGCTGGGTGCTGGTGGGTACGATCTCTCATGGATTGAAGCTGCAGGCACGCTGGCGGGCTTACTGTGTATCTGGCTGGCGAGCCTGGAGAAAATCAGTAATTACGCGTTTGGTCTGATAAACGTCACGCTGTTCGCCATTATCTTTTTCCAGATCCAGCTCTACGCCAGCCTGTTGCTCCAGCTCTTTTTCTTTGCTGCCAATATTTACGGCTGGTACGCCTGGTCACGCCAGACATCGCAAAACGAGGCTGAGCTGCAAATTCGCTGGCTGCCGTTGCCGAAGGCGCTGGCGTGGCTGGCCGTGTGCGTGGTCGCGATTGGCCTGATGACCGCGTTTATTGATCCTGTCTTTGCGTTTCTGACGAAAATTGCTGTCTCAGTAATGCAAACGCTGGGGCTGAATGTGGCGATGCCGCAGCTGCAACCCGATGCTTTCCCGTTCTGGGATTCTTCCATGATGGTGTTGTCGATTGTGGCGATGATCCTGATGACCCGCAAATACGTTGAAAACTGGCTGCTCTGGGTGATCATCAACGTCATCAGCGTGGTGATTTTCGCATTGCAAGGCGTGTGGGCGATGTCGCTTGAGTATCTGATCCTGACATTCATTGCGCTTAATGGCAGCCGGATGTGGATGAACAGCGCGCGTGAGCGGGGTTCTCACGCGTTTTCACATTAA
- the nadA gene encoding quinolinate synthase NadA, which translates to MSVMFDPEAAIYPFPPKPQPLDQQDKQFYREKIKRLLKERDAVMVAHYYTDPEIQQLAEETGGCIADSLEMARFGARHPASTLLVAGVRFMGETAKILSPEKNILMPTLHAECSLDLGCPIDEFTAFCDAHPDRTVVVYANTSAAVKARADWVVTSSIAVELIEHLDSLGEKIIWAPDKHLGSYVQKQTGADVLCWQGACIVHDEFKTQALMRMKALYPQAAILVHPESPQSVVQLADAVGSTSQLIAAAKTLPHKQLIVATDRGIFYKMQQAVPEKELFEAPTAGEGATCRSCAHCPWMAMNGLKAIAEGLEHAGAEHEIHVDAALREGALVSLNRMLDFAATLRP; encoded by the coding sequence ATGAGCGTAATGTTTGACCCTGAAGCCGCAATCTATCCTTTTCCGCCAAAACCCCAGCCGCTGGATCAGCAAGACAAGCAATTTTACCGCGAGAAAATCAAACGCTTGCTGAAAGAACGGGATGCGGTGATGGTCGCGCACTATTATACCGACCCGGAGATCCAACAACTGGCGGAAGAGACTGGGGGTTGTATCGCCGATTCGCTGGAGATGGCGCGCTTTGGTGCCAGACATCCAGCCTCCACGCTGCTGGTCGCAGGCGTTCGTTTTATGGGCGAGACCGCTAAAATTCTCAGCCCGGAAAAAAACATCCTGATGCCAACACTGCACGCCGAATGTTCACTCGATCTGGGCTGCCCGATTGATGAGTTTACTGCTTTCTGCGACGCTCACCCGGATCGTACAGTGGTGGTCTATGCCAATACCTCGGCAGCAGTGAAAGCGCGTGCCGACTGGGTCGTAACGTCCAGTATTGCCGTCGAGTTGATTGAGCATCTCGATAGCCTCGGCGAGAAAATTATCTGGGCGCCGGACAAACATCTGGGAAGCTACGTGCAGAAACAGACCGGTGCTGATGTGCTGTGCTGGCAGGGCGCCTGTATTGTTCATGATGAATTTAAAACCCAGGCGCTGATGCGCATGAAGGCGCTCTACCCGCAAGCCGCTATCCTGGTGCATCCAGAATCGCCGCAATCGGTCGTGCAACTGGCGGATGCTGTAGGCTCCACCAGCCAATTGATTGCTGCGGCAAAAACACTGCCGCATAAACAGCTTATTGTCGCCACTGACCGGGGTATCTTTTATAAGATGCAGCAAGCCGTACCGGAAAAAGAGCTGTTTGAAGCGCCGACAGCAGGAGAAGGGGCGACTTGCCGCAGTTGTGCGCACTGTCCGTGGATGGCGATGAATGGCCTGAAAGCGATTGCTGAAGGGCTGGAACACGCCGGTGCTGAGCATGAGATCCATGTTGATGCGGCACTACGCGAAGGCGCGTTGGTATCGCTGAACCGCATGCTGGATTTTGCGGCTACACTACGACCTTAA
- the cpoB gene encoding cell division protein CpoB — translation MSSNFRHHLLSLSLLVGIAAPWAANAQAPISSVGSGSVEDRVTQLERISNAHSQLLTQLQQQLSDNQADIDTLRGQIQENQYQLNQVVERQQQILQQIGNLSSGTAGQTQQASGDQSGAAAQAPAADTGANNGAATSGAPVQSGDANTDYNAAIALVQDKSRQDDALAAFQNFVKKYPDSTYIPNANYWLGQLNYNKGKKDDAAYYFASVVKNYPKSPKAPDAMFKVGVIMQDKGDSAKAKAVYQQVVSKYPGTDGAKQAQKRLGSM, via the coding sequence ATGAGCAGTAACTTCAGACATCATTTGTTGAGTCTGTCGTTACTGGTTGGCATAGCGGCCCCATGGGCCGCTAATGCTCAGGCGCCAATCAGTAGTGTCGGCTCAGGCTCGGTCGAAGACCGTGTCACTCAACTCGAGCGTATTTCTAATGCTCATAGCCAGCTTTTGACTCAACTCCAGCAACAACTCTCCGATAATCAGGCCGATATTGATACCCTTCGTGGACAAATCCAGGAAAATCAGTATCAGCTTAATCAGGTGGTTGAACGCCAACAGCAAATTTTGCAGCAGATAGGCAATTTGAGCAGTGGCACAGCGGGACAGACGCAGCAAGCTTCCGGCGATCAGAGCGGTGCGGCGGCGCAAGCGCCAGCAGCGGATACGGGCGCAAATAACGGTGCGGCAACGTCTGGTGCTCCCGTTCAAAGCGGCGATGCAAATACGGATTACAATGCGGCGATTGCGCTGGTACAGGATAAATCCCGTCAGGATGATGCGCTCGCTGCTTTCCAGAATTTTGTCAAAAAGTACCCAGATTCAACCTACATACCGAATGCCAACTACTGGCTTGGTCAGTTGAATTATAACAAGGGTAAAAAAGACGACGCTGCTTATTACTTTGCCTCTGTGGTGAAGAATTACCCGAAGTCGCCTAAAGCGCCTGACGCTATGTTCAAGGTCGGCGTGATTATGCAGGACAAAGGTGACAGCGCGAAGGCGAAAGCGGTTTACCAGCAGGTGGTCAGTAAATACCCTGGTACCGACGGCGCGAAACAAGCGCAAAAACGCCTTGGTTCTATGTAA
- the pal gene encoding peptidoglycan-associated lipoprotein Pal, whose protein sequence is MQLNKVLKGLMLALPVMAIAACSSHKNNTSDQSGEGMMGAGTGMNGSGNMSSEEQARLQMQQLQQNNIVYFDLDKYDIRSDFAAMLDAHANFLRSNPSYKVTVEGHADERGTPEYNISLGERRANAVKMYLQGKGVSADQISIVSYGKEKPAVLGHDEAAYAKNRRAVLVY, encoded by the coding sequence ATGCAACTGAACAAAGTGCTGAAAGGCCTGATGCTGGCTCTGCCTGTTATGGCGATTGCTGCGTGTTCTTCTCACAAGAACAACACCAGCGACCAGAGCGGCGAAGGCATGATGGGTGCTGGCACTGGCATGAACGGTAGTGGCAATATGTCCTCCGAAGAACAAGCGCGTCTGCAAATGCAACAGCTGCAGCAGAACAACATTGTTTACTTCGATCTGGACAAATATGACATCCGTTCTGACTTCGCTGCGATGCTGGATGCTCACGCTAACTTCCTGCGTAGCAACCCGTCCTACAAAGTCACCGTAGAAGGTCACGCGGACGAACGTGGTACTCCGGAATACAACATCTCCCTGGGCGAACGTCGTGCTAACGCCGTTAAAATGTACCTGCAGGGTAAAGGCGTTTCCGCAGATCAGATCTCCATCGTTTCTTACGGTAAAGAAAAACCTGCAGTACTGGGTCATGACGAAGCGGCTTACGCTAAAAACCGTCGTGCCGTACTGGTTTACTAA